Proteins from one Corynebacterium epidermidicanis genomic window:
- a CDS encoding SURF1 family cytochrome oxidase biogenesis protein: MKKPQRTGILATFLKPGWVVTVLLILAFTYVAFTVLAPWQLHKNTALTERNHLIENSFQVDPAPLSEVFNPDGTLPANHEYRRVEVRGHFLPDSEVVMRLRPVDAGPAFHALTPFQVDGGPIILVNRGWQRPADGKIPPSFTTAPLGEVTIIGYARLTEPTPANPPIKEQGRTQVHGISTSQISELTSLSLSQDYLQLADGQPGVLTAFPLPKLETGPHLSYGIQWIAFGILAPIGLGYFIFAELRERRREAAELAELAGLDVAAVVEEEQSETQVSQAARTRSRYGEQASSRNLWARDREERF, encoded by the coding sequence ATGAAGAAACCTCAGCGTACTGGCATTTTGGCAACTTTTCTGAAGCCGGGCTGGGTGGTCACAGTTTTGCTCATCCTTGCGTTTACCTACGTGGCCTTTACGGTTCTCGCGCCGTGGCAACTCCATAAAAACACCGCACTTACGGAACGTAATCACCTCATAGAGAATTCTTTCCAGGTCGACCCGGCCCCATTGAGTGAAGTGTTTAACCCCGATGGCACGTTGCCTGCCAACCACGAGTACCGACGCGTCGAGGTGCGCGGCCACTTTCTTCCCGATTCAGAAGTCGTCATGCGCCTGCGCCCCGTAGACGCCGGCCCGGCCTTCCATGCGCTCACCCCTTTCCAAGTCGACGGCGGACCAATCATCCTGGTCAACCGAGGTTGGCAGCGACCGGCCGACGGCAAGATCCCCCCTAGCTTCACCACCGCACCGCTCGGGGAAGTCACCATCATCGGCTACGCTAGGCTCACCGAGCCAACTCCTGCGAACCCACCGATCAAGGAGCAAGGCCGCACCCAAGTACACGGGATCTCGACTTCCCAAATCAGCGAACTTACCAGTCTGAGCCTTTCACAGGACTATCTACAGCTTGCCGACGGCCAACCGGGCGTACTCACCGCGTTCCCCCTACCCAAGCTCGAAACTGGACCCCATTTGTCCTATGGAATCCAATGGATCGCCTTCGGCATTCTCGCCCCCATCGGATTGGGATATTTCATCTTCGCGGAACTGCGCGAACGGCGTCGAGAAGCAGCAGAATTGGCAGAACTTGCGGGCCTTGATGTCGCTGCGGTGGTCGAGGAAGAACAAAGCGAAACTCAGGTGTCGCAGGCGGCTCGGACACGCTCTCGCTATGGCGAGCAAGCCAGCTCGCGGAACTTGTGGGCACGTGATCGTGAGGAACGGTTTTAG
- a CDS encoding S-(hydroxymethyl)mycothiol dehydrogenase translates to MAEVVAGIIAREKGAPVERVNVVIPEPGAHDVVVKVQACGVCHTDLAYRDGDIEDAFPFLLGHEAAGIVDAVGSEVSHVEVGDFVVLNWRAVCGECRACKKGEPKYCFNTHNASQPMTLEDGTELKPALGIGAFAEKTLVHEGQCTKVNPEEDPAVAGLLGCGVMAGLGAAVNTGNVGRGDSVAVFGVGGVGMAAIAGAKLAGATKIIAIDISDDKLELAKQFGATHTINSINGTGSGDTDSTVAKIREFTSGFGVDVAIDAVGRPETWTQAFYARDLAGTVVMVGVPNPTARIDVPAIDVFGRGGALKSSWYGDCLPERDFPMYVDLHLQGQFPLGDFVSERVGLDDIEQAFDTMKTGKVLRSVVVL, encoded by the coding sequence ATGGCCGAGGTTGTTGCCGGAATTATCGCGCGGGAAAAGGGGGCGCCCGTCGAACGCGTCAACGTGGTCATCCCAGAACCTGGGGCGCACGATGTCGTGGTAAAAGTCCAGGCCTGCGGGGTGTGTCACACCGACTTGGCTTACCGCGACGGCGACATCGAAGACGCTTTCCCATTCCTGCTCGGCCACGAAGCTGCCGGCATTGTCGATGCCGTCGGCAGCGAGGTCAGCCACGTGGAAGTAGGGGACTTTGTTGTCCTTAACTGGCGAGCAGTGTGCGGTGAATGTCGTGCCTGCAAAAAGGGCGAGCCTAAATACTGTTTCAACACCCACAATGCTTCTCAGCCGATGACCCTGGAGGACGGCACTGAGCTTAAACCCGCCTTGGGAATCGGAGCGTTCGCGGAAAAGACGCTGGTCCATGAAGGCCAGTGCACCAAGGTCAATCCTGAAGAAGACCCAGCGGTAGCGGGCTTGCTTGGCTGCGGTGTGATGGCGGGGCTAGGCGCGGCCGTGAACACTGGAAACGTCGGGCGAGGCGATAGTGTCGCTGTGTTCGGGGTGGGTGGTGTTGGCATGGCAGCCATCGCAGGTGCCAAATTAGCGGGCGCCACGAAAATCATCGCCATTGACATCTCTGACGACAAACTTGAGCTGGCGAAGCAGTTCGGTGCTACCCACACAATCAATTCCATCAACGGCACCGGCAGCGGGGACACTGACTCCACAGTGGCTAAAATCCGCGAGTTCACCAGCGGTTTCGGCGTCGACGTTGCCATCGACGCCGTAGGACGTCCCGAGACCTGGACCCAAGCCTTCTACGCCCGCGACCTCGCCGGAACCGTCGTCATGGTCGGGGTGCCGAACCCAACTGCCCGCATCGACGTGCCCGCAATTGACGTTTTCGGACGCGGCGGGGCGCTGAAATCCTCCTGGTACGGCGATTGCCTTCCAGAACGCGACTTCCCCATGTATGTCGACCTGCACCTGCAGGGGCAGTTCCCGCTCGGAGACTTTGTCTCGGAGCGCGTCGGGCTTGACGACATCGAGCAGGCTTTTGACACCATGAAGACCGGCAAAGTGTTGCGTTCGGTGGTAGTGCTGTAG
- a CDS encoding bifunctional RNase H/acid phosphatase codes for MKVIIEADGGSRGNPGIAGAGAVVYDADRHILREIAYVVGKASNNVAEYHGLVEGLSAAAELGATEVAVFMDSKLVVEQMSGNWKIKHPDMKALATQAQRIARTFDKVTYSWVPREKNKKADELSNVAMDACAAGHQVGIVGGSSPSKLESGTPGETSKEDSLVAGGGADGVAKPASVSTPDAAWHGATMRPTRLILLRHGETAMSVAKQYSGSSDPELSENGRAQAEATATRLASHGGIDLIVASPARRAQQTAQAVADKIGLPVETIEDLRELDFGDWEGKTFGQVQQQDPEFYREWLADTKLAVPGGESVQQVMRRTKKVVDALEKQHRGKNILVVSHVTPIKSILKLALGAPPGVVHRLQLNLASVSIAEFYADGPTLVRLFNDTAHL; via the coding sequence ATGAAGGTCATCATCGAAGCTGACGGAGGTTCCCGCGGAAACCCTGGGATCGCCGGGGCGGGGGCAGTGGTTTATGACGCTGATCGGCACATTCTCCGCGAAATCGCTTATGTGGTGGGCAAAGCCAGCAACAACGTAGCTGAGTATCACGGGTTGGTCGAAGGGCTGTCCGCAGCTGCCGAACTCGGTGCCACCGAGGTTGCGGTGTTTATGGATTCGAAACTCGTCGTCGAGCAGATGTCAGGGAATTGGAAAATTAAGCACCCGGACATGAAAGCCCTGGCGACCCAGGCCCAGCGCATCGCGCGGACCTTCGACAAGGTGACCTATAGCTGGGTACCGCGGGAGAAGAACAAGAAGGCCGATGAGCTGTCCAATGTCGCGATGGATGCCTGCGCTGCGGGGCATCAGGTAGGAATTGTCGGCGGGAGTTCCCCTAGCAAGCTGGAGTCCGGCACGCCAGGGGAAACATCGAAGGAAGACTCCTTGGTAGCGGGAGGGGGAGCAGACGGCGTCGCAAAGCCGGCCAGCGTTTCGACGCCCGATGCTGCCTGGCACGGCGCAACAATGCGACCTACCCGGCTGATTTTGTTGCGGCACGGGGAGACCGCGATGAGTGTGGCCAAGCAGTACTCGGGATCGTCGGATCCGGAACTGAGCGAGAATGGTCGTGCGCAAGCGGAGGCGACGGCGACTCGGTTGGCGTCCCATGGCGGCATTGATCTCATTGTGGCGTCGCCCGCGCGTCGCGCGCAGCAGACGGCTCAGGCGGTAGCGGACAAGATCGGGCTGCCGGTGGAAACGATCGAGGATCTTCGTGAATTGGATTTCGGCGACTGGGAAGGCAAGACTTTCGGGCAGGTGCAGCAGCAGGACCCCGAGTTTTACCGGGAGTGGCTTGCGGATACCAAGCTAGCCGTGCCGGGTGGGGAGTCTGTACAGCAGGTGATGCGCCGGACGAAGAAGGTTGTTGATGCGCTGGAAAAGCAACATCGGGGCAAGAACATCCTGGTGGTTAGCCATGTCACGCCGATTAAGAGCATCCTGAAGTTGGCGCTGGGCGCTCCTCCTGGGGTGGTGCACCGGTTGCAGTTGAATCTTGCGTCGGTGTCGATCGCGGAGTTCTACGCTGACGGCCCAACCCTCGTGCGGTTGTTCAACGACACTGCCCATCTCTGA
- the cbiB gene encoding adenosylcobinamide-phosphate synthase CbiB, protein MRALAIGTGLVADRVFADPEQHHPVAYFGTWATVTERLLYRDSTAAGVTHLLVTVAPVALAAQWLHSKAPTLTTAATLWIALGGSSLTRVGEQVATELSAGHIERARTWVPWLCSRDPQQLDDAGIARAATESIAENTSDAAIAPLFWAAVGGAPTVVVHRCVNTLDAMVGYRNERYNNFGWAAANLDDLLAYVPARLTAGIHTLCAAISGRGSEAVRAWKEDASAHPSPNAGPVEATAAAALGVQLGGPTIYPHGTEQRPRLSRGPKPTADTVRAAVRLARRTQLIAGVLAVLFSAQRG, encoded by the coding sequence ATGCGTGCTTTAGCAATCGGAACCGGACTCGTAGCCGACCGTGTGTTCGCTGATCCCGAGCAGCATCACCCAGTTGCCTACTTCGGGACTTGGGCCACCGTCACCGAGCGGCTGCTCTATCGCGACAGCACAGCTGCTGGTGTAACTCATCTCCTGGTGACCGTGGCACCAGTTGCATTGGCCGCGCAGTGGCTCCACTCTAAAGCTCCGACGCTGACCACCGCAGCCACTTTGTGGATTGCACTTGGTGGCAGCAGCCTCACTCGCGTCGGCGAACAGGTGGCAACAGAACTTAGCGCAGGCCATATCGAACGAGCTCGCACGTGGGTTCCGTGGTTGTGTTCGAGGGACCCACAGCAGCTTGATGACGCTGGCATTGCCCGCGCAGCTACCGAGTCCATCGCCGAAAACACCTCCGATGCAGCGATCGCGCCACTGTTTTGGGCGGCGGTCGGGGGTGCACCTACGGTGGTCGTGCATCGCTGCGTGAACACTCTGGATGCGATGGTGGGGTATCGAAACGAAAGATACAACAACTTCGGCTGGGCAGCAGCGAACTTGGACGATCTGCTGGCCTATGTCCCCGCCCGACTCACCGCCGGAATCCACACTCTCTGCGCTGCGATTTCAGGTCGCGGGAGCGAGGCGGTGCGTGCATGGAAAGAAGACGCCTCGGCACACCCAAGCCCGAACGCTGGCCCGGTTGAGGCGACTGCCGCCGCTGCTCTGGGCGTGCAACTAGGCGGGCCCACCATCTATCCGCACGGAACGGAGCAGCGGCCGAGGTTGAGTCGAGGACCGAAACCGACTGCCGACACCGTCCGTGCCGCCGTGCGCCTTGCCCGCCGCACTCAGCTCATCGCGGGAGTTCTGGCGGTCCTGTTCAGCGCTCAACGAGGCTAA
- a CDS encoding DUF3052 domain-containing protein yields MVDTPGAATKSAQDYAQLLGIEPDHIVQEVGWDEDCDSAISEAVEDRIGEALLDEDTDEVCDVVLLWWREEDGDLVDGLVDSIRSLADNGRIWLLTPGAGKPGHIVAGEIAESAKLSGLVQTKATRVGAWQGSCLVQSGVKK; encoded by the coding sequence GTGGTCGACACTCCGGGTGCCGCAACTAAAAGCGCCCAGGACTATGCACAATTGCTCGGCATTGAGCCGGATCATATCGTCCAAGAAGTGGGCTGGGATGAAGATTGTGACTCTGCAATCAGCGAGGCCGTGGAGGATCGCATCGGCGAGGCCCTTTTGGATGAAGATACCGATGAAGTATGCGATGTCGTACTGCTGTGGTGGCGCGAGGAAGACGGCGACTTGGTTGACGGATTGGTAGATTCCATCCGCTCTCTCGCTGATAACGGTCGCATCTGGCTCCTCACCCCTGGTGCTGGCAAGCCGGGCCATATCGTCGCAGGTGAAATCGCGGAATCTGCAAAGCTCTCTGGCCTGGTCCAAACTAAAGCAACTCGCGTCGGCGCATGGCAGGGGTCCTGCCTGGTGCAGTCCGGGGTAAAAAAGTAG
- a CDS encoding Nif3-like dinuclear metal center hexameric protein — MTTVGDIRAVLERAYPPQLAESWDTVGLICGDPEAPVTKVAVALDCTQEVAEAAVAAGADFLLVHHPLLLRGVTSVAADTPKGKVIHTLLSNGVALFAAHTNADSARPGVNDRLAELVGIVPGRPIVPAQQPGTDKWGVMVPETDIEAVKQAVFSAGGGAIGDYTECVFQWQGQGQFRPQQGAQPTLGSVGELHHEAETRIEFVAPTRARSAIEAAIRSAHSYEEPAFDCVELDVPQQLDDAPGLGRIGYLPEPITLAAFTQQVADALPTTVWGVRAAGDPDKMVHKVAVSSGSGDSFLDAVRHLDVDVYVTSDLRHHPVDEHLRAGGPAIVDTAHWASEFPWCAQAAEVISTQTGVETQVLDIRTDPWTITADPTK, encoded by the coding sequence ATGACTACGGTTGGAGACATCCGCGCGGTCCTTGAACGCGCCTACCCACCACAACTCGCCGAGTCTTGGGATACGGTTGGCCTCATCTGCGGGGATCCCGAAGCTCCGGTCACGAAGGTCGCGGTGGCGCTCGACTGTACGCAAGAAGTAGCCGAAGCTGCAGTAGCGGCAGGCGCAGACTTTTTGCTCGTGCATCATCCGTTGTTGCTGCGCGGGGTCACGAGTGTTGCTGCAGATACGCCAAAGGGCAAGGTGATTCACACCCTGCTGAGCAATGGAGTAGCGCTGTTCGCGGCTCATACCAACGCAGACTCGGCCCGACCGGGTGTTAATGATCGCTTGGCTGAACTGGTGGGTATCGTACCTGGTCGGCCAATCGTGCCGGCTCAGCAACCAGGCACGGACAAATGGGGTGTGATGGTCCCAGAAACAGACATTGAAGCAGTGAAACAAGCTGTCTTTAGCGCAGGTGGTGGGGCAATCGGAGACTACACCGAATGCGTTTTCCAGTGGCAGGGACAGGGACAGTTTCGACCACAACAGGGTGCGCAACCCACCTTGGGTAGCGTCGGTGAACTGCACCACGAGGCGGAAACCCGCATCGAGTTTGTGGCACCGACCCGAGCCCGGTCAGCGATCGAAGCAGCAATTCGCAGCGCGCACTCCTATGAGGAGCCCGCATTCGACTGTGTTGAGCTTGACGTCCCGCAGCAGCTTGACGACGCCCCCGGCCTGGGGCGCATCGGGTACTTGCCAGAGCCAATAACCCTGGCTGCCTTCACCCAGCAGGTGGCCGACGCCCTGCCAACCACTGTGTGGGGAGTTCGCGCTGCCGGGGATCCAGACAAAATGGTGCACAAGGTGGCGGTCTCCTCCGGGTCCGGAGATAGTTTCCTCGACGCGGTACGACACCTCGACGTGGATGTTTATGTCACCTCCGACTTGCGCCACCACCCCGTCGATGAGCATCTGCGAGCTGGGGGACCTGCGATCGTCGATACGGCGCACTGGGCGTCGGAGTTTCCGTGGTGTGCCCAGGCTGCTGAGGTGATCAGCACGCAGACGGGGGTAGAAACGCAGGTACTGGACATCCGTACGGATCCTTGGACCATCACCGCTGACCCCACCAAGTAA
- a CDS encoding zinc ribbon domain-containing protein, giving the protein MKITPTEQKKLLELANLERTLDAGLRKQLPEDAEVTKLREQADRKRSLAASAQLNVADLELEIRRIQSDMTKLNRRISADKQGLGAATDADQRRDLEHDLVSAQRRLSDMQQELKEAHDEIHALRANVDRNGAELDEIERKLAAAQRAAESAQDAEDSKDRSGQAAELRVHISAEALAAYDEQRAIFGVGAAEFTGRTCGGCHLVLPPAALAEIRATPADEMPRCPDCGTYLVRR; this is encoded by the coding sequence ATGAAAATTACCCCCACTGAACAAAAGAAGTTGTTGGAGCTCGCCAACCTTGAGCGCACCTTGGATGCCGGTTTGCGAAAGCAACTACCGGAGGATGCTGAGGTCACAAAGCTTCGGGAACAAGCCGATCGGAAGCGATCCCTCGCGGCGTCCGCGCAGCTCAACGTAGCTGACCTCGAACTGGAGATCCGACGGATCCAGTCCGATATGACCAAGTTGAACCGTCGTATCAGCGCGGACAAGCAAGGGCTCGGGGCAGCAACCGATGCAGATCAGCGCCGGGATCTCGAACATGATTTGGTATCTGCCCAACGACGCTTGTCGGACATGCAGCAAGAGCTCAAAGAGGCACATGATGAGATTCATGCACTGCGCGCGAATGTAGACCGCAACGGAGCCGAATTAGACGAAATCGAGCGCAAGCTGGCCGCCGCGCAGCGCGCTGCCGAGTCCGCACAGGATGCCGAGGACAGCAAGGACCGTTCCGGTCAGGCAGCCGAACTTCGCGTGCATATCTCCGCCGAGGCTCTAGCCGCGTACGACGAACAGCGCGCCATCTTCGGAGTGGGCGCCGCCGAATTCACCGGCCGAACCTGCGGTGGCTGCCATCTAGTGTTGCCACCGGCAGCGCTCGCTGAGATCCGCGCGACTCCAGCAGACGAAATGCCGCGCTGCCCGGACTGCGGAACCTACTTGGTACGCCGATGA
- a CDS encoding HAD-IA family hydrolase yields the protein MHILFVDVDGTLIDSFPGIRASYLHTLDQLQWPTPSEDVIAAIPGPPMEDSMRALGMSPEQAREALGVYLKHYGEVGYAMSTPYPGMHEFLRTFSDAGFLLCTATSKGEQFARQALEMHGYLEFFDFIGAAEEDGTRRSKAAVIAHVLDTMQLRDQTHSILMIGDRIHDIEGAGQFGIDTVVVDWGYGTEEERNLARFRAHDAIELESIVHEWSAHRRTQQ from the coding sequence GTGCATATCCTCTTTGTAGACGTTGACGGAACGCTGATCGACTCCTTCCCAGGTATCCGAGCCTCATATTTACACACCCTTGATCAGCTCCAGTGGCCTACACCAAGCGAAGACGTGATCGCCGCAATTCCCGGCCCTCCGATGGAAGACTCGATGCGTGCCCTGGGCATGAGCCCCGAGCAAGCTCGCGAGGCCCTAGGTGTTTATCTCAAGCACTATGGCGAGGTCGGCTATGCCATGAGCACGCCCTACCCTGGCATGCACGAATTCCTGCGCACATTTTCCGACGCCGGTTTCTTGCTTTGTACCGCGACATCTAAGGGGGAACAATTCGCCCGACAAGCCCTCGAGATGCACGGCTACCTGGAGTTTTTTGACTTCATTGGCGCAGCGGAGGAAGATGGCACGCGTCGTAGCAAGGCGGCTGTGATCGCGCACGTATTGGACACGATGCAGCTGCGAGATCAAACACACAGTATCCTCATGATCGGCGACCGTATTCACGACATCGAAGGCGCAGGCCAGTTCGGTATCGATACAGTGGTCGTTGACTGGGGCTACGGCACCGAAGAAGAAAGAAACTTGGCTCGCTTCCGAGCACACGACGCAATCGAGTTGGAGAGTATTGTTCATGAGTGGTCAGCGCACCGGCGGACTCAGCAGTAG
- the cobC gene encoding Rv2231c family pyridoxal phosphate-dependent protein CobC — MSAFDPYRFHGDIDAAHAKVDFAVNVRGNRPPEWLQRVLIDAVGDLAAYPSAADVATAESAVAKLHGVPTQSVLLLAGASEGFALLPKLAPKQVAIIHPGFTEPNAVFQEAGIAVRNVVLPPPFELTGVEDLGDADLVVIGNPTNPTGVVHDPADLLQLGKGRTLVVDEAFLDVSSESDSLATEAASRRDVIVLRSFTKTWAIAGLRCGYLIAHPDTISLLRRGRAQWPLGTLQLRAIAAIAERGAREVEIMGGVIAAERIAMTEALGRAGFEIASATQAPYVLVRPPTADPEATRRRLLAGGIAVRRCDTFPGLDSSYWRLAVRPADQVAKLLREL, encoded by the coding sequence GTGAGTGCCTTTGATCCCTACCGATTTCACGGCGATATTGATGCCGCCCATGCCAAGGTTGATTTCGCGGTGAATGTCCGTGGCAATCGTCCGCCTGAATGGCTGCAGCGAGTACTTATTGATGCCGTGGGTGACCTGGCGGCATACCCCAGCGCAGCAGATGTTGCAACGGCGGAAAGCGCCGTCGCTAAGCTGCATGGTGTGCCCACGCAGTCGGTGTTGTTGCTGGCTGGGGCATCTGAGGGTTTTGCCCTGCTGCCTAAGCTTGCGCCAAAGCAAGTAGCGATTATCCACCCTGGTTTCACCGAGCCGAATGCGGTTTTCCAGGAGGCGGGTATCGCGGTACGCAACGTAGTTTTGCCGCCGCCGTTTGAATTAACTGGCGTGGAGGACCTAGGTGATGCTGACCTAGTGGTGATCGGCAACCCGACGAACCCCACCGGGGTAGTACACGATCCCGCTGATCTCCTGCAGCTCGGCAAAGGACGCACGCTCGTCGTCGACGAGGCGTTTTTGGACGTCTCCTCCGAATCGGATTCTCTAGCTACCGAAGCGGCGTCTCGAAGGGATGTGATCGTCCTGCGTAGTTTCACCAAGACCTGGGCGATAGCTGGGTTGCGCTGCGGGTATCTTATTGCTCATCCAGACACGATTTCCCTCCTTCGTCGAGGTAGGGCACAGTGGCCACTTGGCACGTTGCAGCTGCGTGCAATAGCAGCCATTGCCGAAAGGGGCGCCCGTGAAGTGGAGATTATGGGTGGGGTAATCGCCGCCGAGCGGATCGCCATGACGGAAGCCTTGGGACGTGCCGGTTTTGAAATCGCCTCCGCCACCCAGGCACCTTATGTCCTAGTGCGCCCACCGACGGCCGATCCAGAAGCTACTCGACGCCGATTGTTGGCTGGCGGAATTGCGGTGCGCAGGTGCGATACTTTCCCCGGGCTAGACTCGAGTTACTGGCGGCTGGCAGTCCGGCCTGCAGATCAAGTAGCAAAACTACTAAGGGAGCTCTAA
- a CDS encoding low molecular weight protein-tyrosine-phosphatase, translating to MSGQRTGGLSSSDFETERTETLYVVFVCTGNICRSPMAEVMFRDAVEQAKLTRFVRVRSCGIGGWHVGQGADKRAVAALRNAGLDGSQHRAAQLGDAHRSANLFIAADRGHVQDLIARGIPAEKIRLLRSFDPTSGEDVDLADPYYGDDSDFATTREHIEQAVPGMLNWVTATLATTSSR from the coding sequence ATGAGTGGTCAGCGCACCGGCGGACTCAGCAGTAGTGACTTCGAGACCGAACGGACCGAAACTCTCTACGTAGTTTTTGTCTGCACGGGTAACATTTGTCGTTCCCCCATGGCCGAAGTCATGTTCCGCGACGCCGTTGAACAGGCAAAACTCACCCGATTCGTGCGTGTCCGCTCCTGCGGTATTGGAGGTTGGCACGTCGGCCAAGGCGCCGACAAACGTGCGGTGGCAGCACTCCGTAACGCTGGTCTCGACGGCTCCCAGCACCGCGCCGCCCAGCTTGGCGACGCGCATCGCTCCGCGAATCTCTTCATTGCTGCCGACCGTGGCCACGTTCAGGACCTCATCGCGAGAGGCATACCCGCCGAAAAAATCCGCTTGCTTCGCTCGTTTGACCCTACTTCCGGCGAGGACGTTGACCTCGCAGATCCCTATTACGGTGATGATTCTGATTTCGCCACCACTAGGGAGCACATTGAACAAGCAGTGCCCGGCATGTTGAACTGGGTCACGGCCACGCTGGCTACGACTTCGAGCCGTTAG